Proteins encoded in a region of the Geobacillus genomosp. 3 genome:
- the odhB gene encoding 2-oxoglutarate dehydrogenase complex dihydrolipoyllysine-residue succinyltransferase, whose protein sequence is MAEIKVPELAESITEGTIAQWLKKPGDYVEKGESVCELETDKVNVEIMAEESGVLQQLLANEGDTVAVGQAIAIIGAGAASAPAAPEAAPQPVDETETVMPADRAEQQTPQPVAVAQAPGQRPVASPAARKMAREKGIDLTQVPTVDPLGRVRKQDVASFAAQPAAPQPAPTAAPVSGPAPAPVPAAESGKPVIREKMSRRRQTIAKRLLEVSQSTAMLTTFNEIDMSAVMELRKRKKDKFFEQHDVRLGFMSFFVKAAVAALKKYPYVNAEIQGDEILLKKYYDIGVAVSTDEGLVVPVVRDCDRKNFAEIERDIAELAAKARSNKLSLADLQGGTFTITNGGVFGSLLSTPLLNGPQVGILGMHSIKLRPVAIDEERIENRPMMYVALSYDHRIIDGKEAVGFLKTVKDLIENPEDLLLES, encoded by the coding sequence GTGGCTGAGATCAAAGTCCCGGAACTAGCAGAGTCCATCACCGAAGGCACCATCGCTCAATGGTTGAAAAAGCCGGGCGACTATGTGGAAAAAGGCGAGTCGGTTTGTGAGTTGGAAACGGATAAAGTGAACGTCGAAATTATGGCGGAAGAGTCGGGCGTTTTGCAACAGTTGCTGGCGAATGAAGGCGATACCGTTGCGGTCGGCCAGGCGATCGCCATCATCGGCGCGGGGGCGGCGTCGGCTCCGGCTGCTCCGGAAGCGGCTCCGCAGCCGGTTGATGAAACGGAAACGGTCATGCCGGCTGACCGCGCCGAGCAGCAAACACCGCAACCGGTCGCGGTTGCCCAGGCGCCGGGCCAACGCCCGGTCGCCTCTCCGGCCGCCCGGAAAATGGCGCGCGAAAAAGGGATCGACTTGACGCAAGTGCCGACCGTTGATCCGTTAGGGCGCGTCCGGAAACAAGACGTCGCTTCGTTTGCCGCCCAGCCGGCTGCTCCGCAACCGGCCCCAACGGCCGCTCCGGTTTCTGGGCCAGCGCCGGCTCCTGTTCCGGCAGCCGAAAGCGGCAAACCGGTGATCCGTGAAAAAATGTCGCGCCGCCGGCAAACGATCGCCAAACGGCTGCTTGAAGTTTCGCAATCGACCGCGATGTTGACGACGTTCAACGAAATCGACATGTCAGCCGTCATGGAGTTGCGCAAACGGAAAAAAGACAAGTTTTTTGAACAGCATGACGTCCGTCTCGGCTTTATGTCGTTTTTCGTCAAGGCGGCCGTGGCGGCGCTGAAAAAATATCCGTACGTCAACGCTGAGATTCAAGGTGATGAAATTTTACTAAAAAAATATTATGACATCGGTGTGGCTGTTTCGACCGACGAAGGGCTTGTCGTCCCGGTTGTGCGTGACTGCGACCGGAAAAACTTTGCCGAAATTGAGCGCGACATTGCCGAATTGGCCGCAAAAGCGCGGAGCAACAAACTGTCGCTTGCCGATTTGCAGGGCGGCACGTTTACGATCACGAACGGCGGCGTCTTCGGCTCGCTCTTGTCGACACCGCTTCTCAACGGACCGCAAGTCGGCATTTTAGGCATGCATTCGATCAAACTGCGCCCGGTCGCCATCGATGAAGAGCGGATCGAAAACCGCCCGATGATGTACGTCGCCTTGTCGTACGATCATCGCATCATCGACGGCAAAGAGGCAGTCGGGTTCTTGAAAACGGTGAAAGACTTGATCGAAAATCCGGAAGATTTGTTGCTTGAAAGTTAA